From Chryseobacterium sp. IHB B 17019, one genomic window encodes:
- a CDS encoding cellulase family glycosylhydrolase has translation MKRAILLSAFLLSQFGTSQLLKTNGQKIVNDKGENVQLRGLGLGGWMLQEGYMLKTADFAGPQYKIKEKIAELIGEEGMNNFYKAYLKNGITKQDIDFLKKAGFNSIRLPMHYNLYTLPIEKEPIKGKNTWLEEGFKMTDDLLKWCADNKMYLILDLHAAPGGQGNDVNISDNDKSKPSLWESEENQQKTIALWKKLAERYKDEPWIGGYDLINEPNINFTGKNPNGTDEMSNAPLWKLQKDITEAIRQVDKKHIIILEGNGWGNNYNGLTPLWDNNLVFSFHKYWSYNDDATLKFALDLREKHNIPIWLGETGENSNVWFTELIQLLDKHNIGFAFWPMKKIDNIAGITNVKITPEYQKLLDYWKNGGEKPSKEFATKALMKIADNYKFSNVEIKNDVIDAMFRQTTDGSTKPFKKHQAPGKIFATDYDLGRMGAAYSDKDFINLWVSDPAKRSEWNSGNQLRNDGVDIYKTNENQYYVGKTETGEWLQYTINVKADNTYIFDINYSSNNDAKIRIEDASGQRLATFSLNSTGGNETWKTVSAKGINLKKGENKIRIFFENDGVNLNYFEVK, from the coding sequence ATGAAAAGAGCCATCCTATTATCCGCGTTTTTATTGTCTCAATTTGGGACATCACAGCTTTTAAAAACAAATGGTCAAAAAATCGTCAATGATAAAGGCGAGAATGTTCAGCTGAGAGGTCTCGGTTTAGGAGGATGGATGCTGCAGGAAGGTTATATGCTGAAAACTGCTGACTTTGCAGGCCCACAATACAAAATCAAAGAAAAAATTGCAGAATTGATCGGTGAAGAAGGAATGAATAATTTTTATAAAGCTTATTTAAAAAACGGAATTACGAAACAGGATATTGACTTTTTGAAAAAAGCAGGATTTAATTCTATCAGGCTTCCGATGCATTATAATTTATACACTTTACCCATCGAAAAAGAGCCTATAAAAGGAAAAAATACCTGGCTGGAAGAGGGCTTTAAAATGACCGATGACCTTTTGAAATGGTGTGCAGACAACAAAATGTATTTAATTCTGGATCTTCATGCAGCTCCGGGTGGACAGGGAAATGATGTAAATATTTCAGATAATGACAAATCAAAACCGTCACTTTGGGAAAGCGAAGAAAATCAACAAAAAACAATTGCACTCTGGAAAAAATTGGCGGAAAGATATAAAGATGAACCTTGGATCGGCGGTTATGACCTGATCAACGAACCAAATATCAATTTCACAGGAAAAAATCCGAACGGAACAGACGAAATGTCGAATGCACCCCTTTGGAAATTACAAAAAGATATTACGGAGGCAATTCGTCAGGTCGACAAAAAGCACATTATTATTCTTGAAGGAAATGGATGGGGAAATAATTATAACGGACTGACTCCGCTTTGGGACAATAATCTAGTGTTCAGCTTTCATAAATACTGGAGCTATAATGATGATGCAACATTAAAATTTGCATTAGATTTAAGGGAAAAGCATAATATTCCGATTTGGTTGGGAGAAACAGGCGAAAATTCTAACGTCTGGTTTACGGAGCTCATCCAATTATTGGATAAACACAATATCGGTTTTGCCTTCTGGCCTATGAAAAAGATCGACAATATCGCAGGAATTACCAATGTAAAAATCACTCCGGAATATCAGAAATTATTGGATTACTGGAAAAACGGAGGTGAAAAACCATCTAAAGAATTTGCAACAAAAGCTTTAATGAAAATTGCTGACAACTATAAATTCAGTAATGTTGAGATTAAAAATGATGTGATTGATGCCATGTTCAGGCAAACGACAGACGGCTCAACAAAACCATTCAAAAAACATCAGGCTCCGGGAAAAATTTTCGCAACAGATTATGATTTGGGAAGAATGGGCGCGGCATATTCAGATAAAGATTTTATTAATCTTTGGGTGAGCGATCCGGCAAAAAGATCGGAATGGAATTCAGGAAATCAGTTGAGAAATGACGGTGTTGATATCTATAAAACAAATGAAAATCAATACTATGTAGGAAAAACCGAAACAGGAGAATGGCTTCAGTACACCATCAACGTAAAGGCCGACAATACCTACATTTTTGACATAAATTATTCCAGCAACAATGATGCAAAAATCAGGATTGAAGATGCTTCGGGACAACGATTGGCAACCTTTTCACTAAACTCAACCGGAGGAAATGAAACCTGGAAAACCGTTTCTGCAAAAGGAATCAACCTCAAAAAAGGAGAAAATAAAATCAGGATATTTTTTGAAAATGACGGAGTAAATCTTAATTATTTTGAAGTAAAATAA
- a CDS encoding DUF1801 domain-containing protein, giving the protein MSSDIQKYTSSQTEPDQEICSKLSEIIDENLPNAESKIWHAHPVWFLEGNPIVGYSKQKKGIRLMFWSGKSFNEDLLNVHGEKFQDASVFYNDVSEIDEEDIKRCLKKSEKIQWDYKNIVKRKGELIQLKK; this is encoded by the coding sequence ATGAGTTCCGATATTCAAAAATATACCAGTTCACAAACTGAGCCTGATCAGGAAATTTGTTCAAAATTATCTGAAATTATTGATGAAAATTTACCTAATGCAGAATCAAAAATCTGGCATGCTCATCCTGTTTGGTTTTTGGAAGGAAACCCGATTGTTGGATACAGCAAGCAGAAAAAGGGAATCCGGCTGATGTTCTGGAGCGGAAAATCTTTTAATGAAGATCTTTTAAACGTTCATGGTGAGAAATTTCAGGATGCTTCCGTATTTTATAATGATGTTTCTGAAATTGATGAAGAAGATATCAAAAGATGCCTGAAAAAATCGGAAAAAATTCAATGGGATTATAAAAATATTGTGAAAAGAAAAGGCGAACTGATTCAATTAAAAAAGTAA
- a CDS encoding 2-hydroxyacid dehydrogenase, whose translation MKIFINRRIPEVGIKMLEDAGLEIFIPEHENLSHDEWMSYCKSHDAILSVGMDFKFDKDFFNECPNIKAIALYSVGFDHVDIKEANQRNIPVGNTPDVLSKATSDVAFLLMQAVARRASYNFEKVKDGNWGDFEPLHALGQELYGKTLGIFGLGRIGFEMAKKSKAAFDMDIIYHNRHKNEEAEKELNAKYVSFEELVSRSDVLSVHANFKPEQKELFNAEIFKKMKPDSIFINTARGGFHNQKDLYEALISKQIWGAGLDVTNPEPIFKDDPILELSNVCVLPHIGSATIEARNAMAKLAAENLIAFSKGQKMPACANPEIYSDNN comes from the coding sequence ATGAAAATATTTATAAACAGAAGAATTCCCGAGGTTGGAATTAAAATGCTGGAAGATGCAGGACTGGAAATTTTTATTCCTGAACATGAAAATCTGTCGCACGATGAATGGATGAGCTATTGTAAAAGCCACGATGCCATTCTAAGTGTGGGAATGGATTTTAAATTTGATAAAGATTTTTTCAACGAATGTCCGAACATCAAGGCAATTGCCTTATATTCCGTAGGTTTTGACCATGTTGATATTAAAGAAGCTAACCAGAGAAATATTCCTGTAGGAAATACACCGGATGTCTTAAGTAAAGCGACTTCGGATGTTGCCTTTTTGCTGATGCAGGCTGTGGCGAGAAGAGCCAGCTATAATTTTGAAAAAGTGAAAGATGGAAATTGGGGAGATTTTGAGCCGTTACATGCGTTGGGACAGGAATTATATGGAAAAACGCTGGGTATTTTCGGGTTGGGAAGAATCGGTTTTGAGATGGCAAAAAAGTCGAAGGCGGCTTTCGATATGGATATTATTTACCATAATCGCCATAAAAATGAAGAGGCGGAAAAAGAATTGAATGCAAAATATGTGTCTTTTGAAGAATTAGTCTCGCGATCAGATGTTTTGAGTGTTCATGCCAATTTCAAACCTGAACAGAAAGAACTTTTTAATGCTGAGATTTTTAAGAAAATGAAACCGGATTCGATATTTATTAATACGGCAAGAGGTGGTTTCCACAATCAGAAAGATCTTTATGAAGCTCTCATTTCAAAGCAGATTTGGGGTGCCGGTCTGGATGTCACCAATCCTGAGCCGATTTTCAAGGATGATCCCATTTTGGAGCTTTCCAATGTTTGCGTTCTTCCACATATCGGTTCTGCAACCATTGAGGCCCGAAATGCTATGGCAAAATTGGCCGCGGAAAATCTAATAGCCTTTTCAAAAGGACAAAAAATGCCGGCATGTGCAAATCCTGAAATTTATTCTGATAATAATTGA
- a CDS encoding T9SS type B sorting domain-containing protein, producing MIRFLQFFFLFIGVLGLSQAPTQVKVKDALGNESFNVTCTNDLDANGCIALHVEYPVLKQTTSYEVTQETYNPPVAMNQGTSLNANYDDLFAAKLDLPFKFCFYNQYFESLIVGSNGMITFDLSQLGNINYPNIQWPNPSTSLPKNSIFGVYHDLVFSSGDQSEIYYSTIGTAPYRKFVISFYEGRVAGCTDRSSSQIVLHETTNIIDVFVDKKLTPCPTRKFENALIGVINNDGTQGISPASRNTGVWQALQEGWRFNPLGNVIQPQVTWTNSAGQTIGTGIQATICPTQNDVYTANVKFNICGNSDLTLSDDFPLTFDPTYPAAKNYTQNFCGNTSVNLTLNSFQANLTSQNPANFTFSFHSTLLDAQNNINPLPNNFVLNANTVLYVRIQNPNVPTCYRVAVLTLNLLSKSLLKDMVELCDTNNDGVEQNYNLSLLNTELFTPGTTGITYFNTQSDAQNNINPITTANITTATNLWVRLQEGNCTYILGPIHFQFKPGVNMNSPINFTYSICDINADNQEPFDYPLTIGPLISTQTGAIFTAYNTYNEAYTGSGTVLNTIKEGIYTIYVRVEIQNGCFAVATVNMNITFNKIVANEKNEYICFNGTDDISINLNTLSATMLISPATVPVTEFYATSAAANLGANPISPNQTITTNGNLVTQTFFVRFEISDDCYTVRPIRVNLVHPVIVQSNFEVCDFNNDNSENVQLSQYSSAIVGTQNASTIFYPTLADATNGTNPITNVTVTGNQQVFVKINSYNCQQIYPVNLSLTSTPAVSSPVTITLNNICDNNNDGNEIYNLTLAQPQIYTGSNVSFTYYSNYDPTTHTFSNQITNPTQFVVSGGSATVFVKVKFNNGECFSAAQVNIQMTFLPPVVLNSATLETCDEDFNLSETFQLNDAIPQLFLPSQNTQPLSDMTISYYNTSAEANAGNPANQIGTTITTSISSVQVWVRFQSQTTGCYSVAPIQLNTYFPPKAINSTLTVCDENLDGSYEVNLLNFTNIMVDIPNPANTFTFYLTQQDAQNGTNPIANPANFTANPFPTQIWVKVQNIPGCDDIATVNFVSGNKVTLQNGGPFQLSVCDIGNDGIENVNLTQFQTQIYTGTNVTFTYYPSLADLNAGTNAIATPSNFSYNQSTGSNIVYVKVSVPGFCSNVAEIHLSLKQTPVFDIPTLYFCPEGSLEYTVHIEGHTIISYVWTNPSGQVISTTDTITGITTVGTYTLTVTASNGCTYTETFEIKHYDVPVIQQLEFNGNNVTVHATGSQTILYSIDGITWQATNTFYNLPTGITTFYVKYANSDCIVKQQGVVLDIKNAITPNGDGFNDKWIIKNLHVFGGKMSNVKVFDRYQSLIFEQSSSSEFVWDGTIKGRAIPTSSYWYVITLPDGRTFTGWLLVKNNN from the coding sequence ATGATAAGATTTTTACAATTTTTTTTCTTATTCATTGGTGTTTTAGGGCTTTCACAAGCTCCGACGCAGGTGAAAGTAAAAGACGCCTTAGGAAATGAAAGCTTCAATGTTACCTGTACCAACGATCTTGATGCGAACGGGTGCATAGCTCTTCATGTGGAATATCCAGTATTGAAGCAGACTACAAGCTATGAAGTAACGCAGGAAACATACAATCCGCCAGTTGCCATGAACCAGGGAACGTCGCTCAATGCCAATTATGATGATCTCTTTGCGGCAAAACTGGATTTACCGTTTAAATTTTGCTTTTATAATCAATATTTTGAATCTCTTATAGTGGGTTCAAACGGGATGATTACGTTTGATCTGAGCCAGCTTGGAAACATCAATTATCCCAATATCCAATGGCCGAATCCGAGCACAAGTCTCCCAAAAAATTCAATTTTCGGAGTTTATCATGATTTGGTTTTTTCTTCCGGAGATCAGTCTGAAATTTACTATTCAACGATAGGTACTGCGCCCTACAGAAAGTTTGTCATTAGCTTTTATGAAGGAAGGGTAGCCGGCTGTACAGATCGTTCATCGTCCCAAATCGTTTTGCACGAAACTACCAATATCATTGATGTTTTTGTTGATAAAAAATTAACGCCCTGCCCAACAAGAAAGTTTGAAAATGCCTTAATTGGTGTCATCAATAACGACGGCACACAAGGTATTTCTCCTGCCAGCCGAAATACAGGAGTTTGGCAAGCTTTGCAGGAAGGTTGGAGATTCAATCCGCTTGGAAACGTGATCCAGCCGCAAGTAACATGGACGAATTCTGCGGGACAAACGATAGGAACAGGAATTCAGGCAACAATTTGTCCTACCCAAAATGATGTTTACACGGCCAATGTGAAGTTTAATATTTGTGGAAACAGCGATCTTACATTATCGGATGATTTTCCATTAACATTTGATCCTACTTATCCGGCAGCAAAAAATTACACCCAGAATTTCTGCGGAAATACTTCAGTAAACCTTACATTAAATAGTTTTCAGGCGAATTTAACTTCTCAAAATCCGGCAAATTTCACCTTTAGTTTTCACTCAACTTTGCTGGATGCACAGAATAATATTAACCCTTTACCGAACAATTTTGTTTTAAATGCAAACACTGTTTTATACGTAAGAATCCAGAATCCCAACGTACCGACTTGCTACAGAGTTGCGGTTTTAACATTGAATTTGTTAAGTAAAAGTTTGCTGAAAGATATGGTAGAACTGTGCGATACTAATAACGATGGGGTAGAGCAGAATTATAACTTAAGCTTATTAAACACCGAACTTTTCACACCGGGAACGACAGGTATTACTTATTTCAATACTCAATCCGATGCGCAAAATAATATAAATCCCATTACAACAGCCAATATTACGACGGCTACAAACCTTTGGGTAAGGCTTCAGGAAGGAAATTGTACCTATATTTTAGGCCCGATTCATTTCCAGTTCAAGCCGGGAGTAAATATGAACTCGCCTATTAATTTTACCTATTCAATTTGTGATATTAACGCTGATAATCAGGAACCTTTTGATTATCCGTTGACTATCGGACCATTGATTTCTACTCAAACGGGAGCCATTTTTACAGCTTATAATACGTATAATGAAGCTTACACAGGATCAGGAACGGTTTTAAATACTATTAAAGAAGGCATTTACACGATTTATGTAAGAGTTGAAATCCAGAACGGCTGTTTTGCGGTGGCAACGGTAAATATGAATATTACTTTCAATAAAATTGTCGCTAATGAAAAGAATGAATACATCTGTTTTAATGGGACGGATGATATCAGTATTAATTTAAATACCCTTTCCGCTACGATGCTGATTTCCCCGGCTACAGTTCCGGTGACGGAATTTTACGCGACTTCAGCGGCGGCGAATTTAGGTGCAAATCCAATCAGCCCGAACCAAACGATAACAACCAATGGAAATCTTGTAACCCAGACGTTTTTCGTTCGTTTTGAAATTTCGGATGACTGTTATACCGTAAGACCCATACGAGTAAATTTGGTGCATCCGGTGATTGTTCAGTCTAATTTTGAGGTTTGTGATTTTAATAATGATAATTCAGAAAATGTACAATTATCACAATATTCATCAGCAATTGTAGGAACCCAAAATGCATCGACAATTTTCTATCCGACTTTAGCAGATGCAACAAACGGAACCAATCCGATTACCAATGTTACCGTTACAGGAAACCAACAGGTTTTTGTTAAAATTAATTCTTATAATTGCCAGCAGATTTATCCGGTTAATTTAAGCTTAACTTCAACTCCGGCTGTAAGTTCTCCGGTTACCATTACATTGAATAATATTTGTGATAACAATAATGACGGCAATGAAATTTATAATTTAACATTAGCTCAACCTCAAATTTATACAGGTTCAAATGTGAGTTTTACCTATTATTCCAACTATGATCCTACAACGCATACTTTTTCCAATCAAATAACAAATCCGACACAATTTGTGGTTTCCGGTGGGAGCGCAACGGTTTTTGTTAAGGTTAAATTTAATAATGGCGAATGTTTTTCAGCGGCTCAGGTAAATATCCAAATGACATTTTTACCGCCGGTTGTTTTGAACAGTGCGACGTTGGAAACGTGTGATGAAGATTTTAATTTAAGTGAAACTTTCCAGTTGAATGATGCTATTCCACAGTTGTTTCTTCCTTCGCAAAATACGCAGCCATTGTCTGATATGACGATTTCATATTACAACACTTCGGCAGAAGCGAACGCAGGAAATCCGGCCAATCAGATAGGAACTACCATTACAACAAGCATTTCTTCAGTTCAGGTTTGGGTAAGGTTTCAGTCGCAGACCACGGGTTGTTATTCCGTTGCGCCGATTCAGTTGAATACATATTTCCCTCCGAAAGCGATTAATTCCACCCTTACGGTTTGTGATGAAAACCTGGATGGATCTTATGAAGTTAATTTGTTGAATTTTACCAATATTATGGTTGATATTCCGAATCCGGCAAATACATTTACTTTTTATTTAACCCAACAGGATGCCCAAAACGGTACAAATCCGATTGCAAATCCGGCGAACTTTACAGCAAATCCTTTTCCTACACAGATTTGGGTGAAAGTTCAGAACATTCCAGGTTGTGATGATATCGCTACGGTGAATTTTGTGTCCGGAAATAAAGTGACTTTACAAAACGGAGGGCCTTTCCAACTTTCCGTTTGTGATATCGGAAATGATGGAATTGAGAACGTTAATTTAACACAATTCCAGACACAGATATACACAGGAACGAATGTTACTTTCACCTATTATCCGTCTTTGGCTGATCTTAATGCAGGAACAAACGCCATTGCTACGCCTTCTAATTTTAGTTACAATCAAAGTACGGGCTCAAATATTGTGTATGTAAAAGTGAGTGTTCCCGGTTTTTGCTCGAATGTTGCAGAGATTCATTTATCTTTAAAACAAACCCCTGTCTTTGATATTCCGACGCTGTATTTCTGTCCGGAAGGTTCTTTGGAGTATACCGTTCATATTGAAGGACATACCATCATAAGCTATGTCTGGACAAATCCTTCAGGTCAGGTCATTTCCACTACAGATACGATTACGGGAATCACCACTGTTGGGACTTATACGCTTACCGTAACGGCCAGCAACGGCTGTACTTACACCGAAACTTTTGAGATTAAACATTATGATGTTCCGGTTATCCAACAGCTTGAATTTAACGGAAATAATGTCACCGTCCACGCAACAGGCTCCCAAACAATTTTATATTCGATTGACGGAATTACTTGGCAGGCAACCAATACATTCTACAATTTACCCACCGGAATCACCACGTTCTACGTAAAATACGCCAACAGCGATTGTATCGTAAAGCAGCAGGGTGTAGTGTTGGATATTAAAAATGCCATCACACCAAACGGAGACGGCTTCAATGATAAATGGATCATCAAAAATCTCCATGTTTTCGGAGGTAAAATGTCTAATGTAAAAGTCTTTGACCGTTACCAGTCTTTGATTTTCGAACAAAGTTCAAGTTCAGAATTTGTATGGGACGGAACCATAAAAGGCAGGGCCATCCCAACATCAAGCTACTGGTACGTGATCACCCTTCCGGACGGAAGAACCTTCACCGGCTGGCTTCTTGTGAAGAATAATAATTAA
- a CDS encoding Gfo/Idh/MocA family protein yields MLKAGLVGAGHLGKIHLRLLNQSDRYEFVGFHDKDVENGKKLEAEFGYKYFENFDELLDQIDVLDIVTPTIYHYDYALKAIEKGLHFFIEKPVTHTLEQAQEILQKCEENNIKAQVGHVERYNPAFIATKEFIKNPMFIEIHRLAEFNPRGTDVSVVLDLMIHDLDILLSIAKSKVKNIHASGVCVVSKTPDIASARIEFENGCVANLTTSRISMKAMRKSRFFQKDAYISIDFLEKKAEVIRMKDAPENPTPFDMIIENAEGEKNQILFEYPNIQPNNAILDELNSFADSINENKNVEVSIGDGTEALKVALEIMKLIS; encoded by the coding sequence ATGTTAAAAGCAGGTTTGGTAGGCGCCGGACATTTGGGAAAGATACATTTGAGACTTCTTAATCAATCAGATAGATATGAATTTGTAGGTTTTCATGATAAAGATGTAGAAAACGGAAAGAAACTGGAAGCCGAATTCGGGTATAAATATTTTGAAAATTTTGATGAATTGCTTGATCAGATCGATGTTTTAGACATTGTTACGCCAACAATTTACCATTATGATTATGCCTTAAAAGCCATTGAAAAAGGACTTCATTTTTTCATTGAAAAACCAGTAACCCATACCCTCGAACAGGCACAGGAAATTCTTCAGAAATGTGAAGAAAACAATATCAAAGCTCAGGTTGGACATGTTGAAAGATATAATCCAGCCTTTATTGCTACTAAAGAATTCATTAAAAATCCAATGTTTATTGAAATCCACAGGCTTGCAGAATTCAATCCGCGTGGAACGGATGTTTCTGTGGTGCTGGATTTAATGATTCATGATTTGGATATTTTATTAAGCATTGCTAAATCTAAGGTTAAAAACATTCATGCAAGTGGCGTTTGTGTAGTAAGTAAAACTCCAGATATTGCCAGTGCAAGAATTGAATTTGAAAACGGATGTGTTGCTAATCTTACGACTTCCAGAATTTCTATGAAAGCCATGAGAAAGAGCCGTTTCTTCCAGAAGGATGCTTATATTTCCATCGACTTTTTAGAGAAAAAAGCAGAAGTAATCCGCATGAAAGATGCTCCGGAAAATCCTACTCCATTTGATATGATTATTGAAAATGCAGAAGGGGAAAAGAACCAGATTTTATTTGAATACCCTAATATTCAGCCTAATAACGCGATTTTAGATGAATTAAATTCTTTTGCAGATTCTATTAACGAAAACAAAAATGTGGAAGTTTCTATTGGAGATGGAACGGAAGCTTTGAAGGTGGCGTTGGAGATTATGAAATTGATCTCTTAA
- a CDS encoding urocanate hydratase produces the protein MTFQEQIQQGIPSQLPQPKPYETNINHAPKRKEILGEEEKKLALKNALRYFEPQFHAELLPEFKEELEKYGRIYMYRFRPDYEMKARPISEYPGKSEQAKAIMLMIQNNLDYAVAQHPHELITYGGNGAVFSNWAQYLLTMKYLSEMTDEQTLVMYSGHPMGLFPSHKDAPRVVVTNGMMIPNYSKPDDWEKFNALGVTQYGQMTAGSYMYIGPQGIVHGTTITVLNAFRKINKEPKGGLFVTSGLGGMSGAQPKAGNIAGCVTVCAEVNPKITKIRHEQKWVNEIHENLDELVQRVRKAQETQETVSLAYLGNIVEVWEKFDQENVRIDIGSDQTSLHNPWAGGYYPVGQSFEESNKMMAENPDLFKEKVQETLRRHAAAINKHTEKGTYFFDYGNAFLLEASRAGADVMSDNPTLGREFKYPSYVQDIMGPMCFDYGFGPFRWVCTSGKPEDLQKTDEIACQVLEEMIKTSPEEIQQQMKDNIQWIKGAQENKLVVGSQARILYADAEGRMKIAEAFNRAIKNGEIGPVVLGRDHHDVSGTDSPYRETSNIYDGSRFTADMAIHNVIGDSFRGATWVSIHNGGGVGWGEVINGGFGMLLDGSDDADRRLKSMLFWDVNNGISRRSWARNEGAVFAIKRAMEMEPNLKVTLPNFVDEDLF, from the coding sequence ATGACATTCCAGGAACAGATACAGCAGGGCATTCCAAGCCAGTTACCACAGCCGAAACCATACGAAACCAATATCAACCACGCTCCGAAGCGTAAGGAGATTTTAGGGGAAGAAGAGAAAAAATTAGCCTTAAAAAATGCTTTACGTTATTTCGAACCTCAATTTCATGCAGAATTATTGCCTGAATTTAAAGAAGAATTGGAAAAATACGGAAGAATTTACATGTATCGTTTCCGTCCGGATTATGAGATGAAGGCCAGACCAATCTCAGAATATCCCGGAAAATCAGAACAGGCAAAAGCCATTATGCTCATGATTCAGAATAACCTTGATTATGCAGTGGCTCAGCATCCGCACGAACTGATTACTTACGGTGGAAACGGCGCTGTTTTTTCCAATTGGGCGCAGTATCTTTTGACCATGAAATATTTGTCGGAAATGACGGATGAGCAGACATTAGTGATGTATTCCGGGCATCCGATGGGATTATTCCCGTCTCACAAAGATGCGCCGAGAGTAGTGGTGACCAACGGAATGATGATTCCGAACTATTCTAAACCCGATGATTGGGAAAAATTCAATGCGTTGGGTGTTACGCAATATGGGCAAATGACGGCGGGAAGCTATATGTACATTGGTCCGCAGGGAATTGTTCATGGAACTACGATTACAGTTTTAAATGCATTCAGAAAAATAAATAAAGAACCAAAAGGTGGTTTATTCGTGACTTCAGGGTTGGGTGGAATGAGTGGAGCTCAGCCGAAAGCCGGAAATATTGCAGGTTGTGTTACCGTTTGTGCAGAAGTGAATCCGAAGATTACAAAAATCCGTCACGAACAGAAATGGGTGAATGAAATCCATGAAAACCTTGATGAATTAGTACAAAGAGTAAGAAAAGCCCAGGAAACTCAGGAAACTGTTTCTCTGGCTTATTTGGGAAATATTGTTGAGGTTTGGGAAAAATTTGATCAGGAAAATGTAAGAATTGATATTGGTTCAGACCAGACTTCGCTTCACAATCCTTGGGCGGGCGGGTATTATCCTGTCGGACAAAGCTTTGAGGAATCCAATAAAATGATGGCAGAAAACCCTGACTTATTCAAGGAAAAAGTTCAGGAAACGTTGAGAAGACACGCTGCAGCGATCAATAAACACACTGAAAAAGGAACCTATTTTTTCGATTACGGAAACGCCTTTTTACTGGAAGCTTCCAGAGCCGGTGCAGATGTAATGTCTGACAATCCGACTTTGGGAAGGGAATTCAAATATCCGAGCTATGTTCAGGATATTATGGGTCCTATGTGTTTTGATTACGGTTTCGGGCCGTTCCGTTGGGTTTGTACAAGCGGAAAACCGGAAGATCTACAGAAAACCGACGAAATTGCCTGTCAGGTTTTAGAGGAAATGATCAAAACATCTCCTGAAGAAATCCAACAGCAGATGAAGGATAATATTCAGTGGATTAAAGGAGCGCAGGAAAATAAATTGGTTGTCGGCTCACAAGCCAGAATTTTATACGCCGATGCGGAAGGAAGAATGAAAATTGCCGAAGCTTTCAACAGAGCCATTAAAAACGGTGAGATCGGGCCTGTTGTGTTGGGTAGGGATCACCACGATGTTTCGGGCACAGATTCGCCGTACAGGGAGACTTCCAATATTTATGATGGTTCGAGATTTACGGCAGATATGGCTATTCACAATGTGATTGGTGACAGTTTCCGTGGGGCAACCTGGGTGAGCATCCACAATGGTGGCGGTGTTGGCTGGGGAGAAGTGATCAACGGTGGTTTCGGGATGTTGTTAGATGGCAGCGATGATGCCGACAGAAGATTAAAATCTATGCTATTCTGGGACGTGAACAACGGAATTTCAAGACGAAGCTGGGCCAGAAATGAAGGTGCTGTTTTCGCCATCAAAAGAGCCATGGAAATGGAACCGAACCTGAAAGTGACGCTTCCAAATTTTGTGGATGAGGATTTGTTTTAA
- a CDS encoding protein-L-isoaspartate(D-aspartate) O-methyltransferase → MTQDSFVHKGKRKILVEYLRNRIGISDENVLSAMNEVPRHLFIESIFEDFAYEDRAFPILAHQTISHPSTVAEQSELLQVKAGEKVLEIGTGCGYQTAVLLAMKAHVYTVERQKDLFDFSKKKLREMHLFPKFQSFGDGFAGLPTFAPFDKIIVTCGASVLPTELLKQLKVGGKMVIPLGPTDEQVLYRFTKISQTEFEKEEFGAYKFVPMLGNTNQ, encoded by the coding sequence ATGACGCAAGATTCGTTTGTACATAAGGGAAAAAGAAAGATTTTGGTAGAATATCTCCGAAATAGAATCGGAATTTCGGACGAAAATGTGCTTTCTGCGATGAATGAAGTTCCCAGACATCTTTTTATTGAAAGTATTTTTGAGGATTTTGCTTATGAAGACCGGGCTTTTCCAATCTTGGCGCATCAGACTATCTCTCACCCTTCAACGGTTGCGGAACAATCTGAACTTTTGCAGGTAAAAGCCGGCGAAAAAGTTCTTGAAATTGGGACGGGTTGTGGCTATCAGACTGCTGTTTTACTGGCGATGAAAGCTCATGTTTATACCGTGGAAAGGCAAAAAGACCTGTTTGATTTTTCAAAAAAGAAATTACGTGAAATGCACCTTTTTCCGAAATTTCAGAGCTTTGGGGATGGCTTTGCAGGGCTTCCGACTTTTGCTCCGTTCGATAAAATTATCGTGACTTGTGGGGCTTCCGTGTTGCCGACAGAATTATTAAAACAGTTGAAAGTTGGTGGAAAAATGGTCATTCCATTGGGGCCAACCGACGAACAGGTTCTCTACAGATTTACAAAAATTTCCCAGACCGAATTTGAGAAAGAAGAATTTGGAGCATATAAATTTGTTCCGATGTTGGGGAATACAAATCAATGA